The sequence CTCGCCGCGTTCGAGAGCGGTGATGGCGCCGTTGAGATAGCCGAACAGCAGGTAGTTGACGATGAATCCGCATCGGTCGGCGCTGCGCACGGAGACCTTGCCCAGGCGCCGTACCAGGGCGTGCGCCGTCGCCAGCGTGTCCGCCGAGGTGGTAGCGGTGGCGGCGATCTCGACCAGCCGCATCGCCGGTGCCGGGTTGAAGAAGTGCAGACCGAGCACGTCGGCGGGTCGACCGGCAGCGGCCGCGCATGCGGCGACGGACAGGCTCGAGGTGGTGGTGGCGAGCACCGCTCCGGCCGGGCAGGTGGCGGCCAGCGCGGCGAAGACCTGCCGCTTGATGTCAGCGTCCTCGACCACCGCCTCGATGACGACATCGCAGCCGGCGAGCGAGGCGTGGTCTGCCGACGTGGTCAGGCGCTCGTCGGCCGCCATCCGGGCCGGCTCGTCGAGGCGGCCGCGCGACACCGCGGCGGAGAGCGACCGGTCGATCTGCGCGCGGACCAAAGCGGCCCGTTCATCGGTCCGGGCCACCACCGTGGTGTGCAGGCCTGCGACGGCGCCGACCTGGGCGATCCCGCGTGCCATGGTGCCCGACCCGACAACGCCGAGGCGGCGCAGCGGAGGCGGCCGCCGGGCGGCCCGGATTCCCACCCGGCGCCCGGCTCGGCGGTGTCCGGTCGGTCGTAGTCGTAGAAGCCGCGGCCGGCGCGGCGGCCGAGCCGGCCGTCGCACGCCATCCGGATGAGGACCGCTGCAGGCCGGACCCCGGCGTCGTCGAGCATGGCGAGGGCTACGTCAATGCCGAGTTCGTCGAGGTGAGCGAGGGGACCCCGCGGCAGGCCGCAGCCGAGGCGCATCGCCGTGTCGACATCGTCGCGGGTCACGTGACCGTCACCGTAGTGAGCGGCCGCGCGATTGAGATACTGCACCACGAGAGCTGTCGCCGTTTGATCCTGCATGCCCGCAACGCTAAGAGCGTGTCTGATGCCGGTGGCACCCCTTTTCTCCACCTGGCGGAAAATCCGGGGCTCCTAAGGGTTCGACGGTCTCCATTGAGGTTCACTGCTGTGAATCACTGAGCAGGAAAGAGGGCGTGCCAGCGGACCCACACCGTCTGCCGCTGCACAATCGATTGAACGGGCAGTCGTGATTGGACGAAGGGCTCCGGTTCGCGGGTAGCGGCGGCCGTGGACGCGTTCGTAACCTCAATGTGACACACGGTGGAGAAGTCCATTGTGGTTCGGACATCGAAAATGGGGCAAATGTGCTGATTCGAAGAACAGGCGTCGACAAGCCGTGAGCATGGTTACCCTATCGGGACGAATACGCCATGGTGGCGCAGGGTAGGCGGGTTGATGGAGTTCCGTGTACTCGGTCCGCTGGAAGCGGTCGACGATGACGGGCGCCGCCTCGACCTGGGGG is a genomic window of Micromonospora tarapacensis containing:
- a CDS encoding 3-hydroxyacyl-CoA dehydrogenase family protein, producing MRRPARPPRRPRLLRLRPTGHRRAGRRVGIRAARRPPPLRRLGVVGSGTMARGIAQVGAVAGLHTTVVARTDERAALVRAQIDRSLSAAVSRGRLDEPARMAADERLTTSADHASLAGCDVVIEAVVEDADIKRQVFAALAATCPAGAVLATTTSSLSVAACAAAAGRPADVLGLHFFNPAPAMRLVEIAATATTSADTLATAHALVRRLGKVSVRSADRCGFIVNYLLFGYLNGAITALERGEVQAEEFDATIRAEFGYPMGPFALLDTIGLDVSLAILRRLHDEFGETCFAPAPALAALVAAGRLGRKTGTGFLSEIPRARERQPAMAGTAAVPGGTR